Genomic window (Sediminispirochaeta smaragdinae DSM 11293):
GCGCGGTATTATAGAGCCGACCGAGCTTGCAAAGCATGTGCGGCCGGATATCTACTACATGCCCCGCGTTTCCATGATCTCGGTGGAGAATACCCATAATAAGGAAGGCGGCAGCTGTTGGAGCCTTGAGGAACTGAAGGCTGTCAGTGACTTTGCAAAGAAACAGAACCTTCTGCTTCATATGGACGGTGCCAGATTGTTCAATGCCTGCATTGCAAAGGGAATAGCGGCGAAACGCTACTGCGGCTTGGTCGACACCGTCACCTTCTGCCTTTCAAAGGGGCTTGGGGCCCCGGTCGGTGCGGTTCTCTGCGGCTCTACAAAATTCATCGAAGAGGCACGACGGATTCGGAAGATGCTCGGAGCAGGCATGCGCCAGGCGGGATTCATGGCTGCGGCTGGTATCTACGCATTGGAACACCACATCGAACGTCTTGCCGACGACCATAGGCATGCATCCCAGATTGCCCAGGCCCTGACAGAAAAAAGCTGGGCAACGATCAATCCGTCGGATGTCGAAACCAATATCCTCTACTTTGATACACCCAATCACGATGCGGTACAGGTAGCCGCAATTCTCAAAAAAAGAGGAATAGTCTGCGGCCCCTCGGGAGAAAAAACCATCAGAATGGTCACCCATCTCGGTATAGATGATCAGGATGCAGAAGAGATCTGCAAGGTGATCAGCAACTGCTCGATATGAACCTTAGAGGGGAAAGGTCGATATCTCGATGGAGCTGATACGTTCGCCGCTGAAAACAAAGGTGTAGCGTACCATTGCCGAAGTCCCAAGAGAGGCAGGACGTTCATATATAACGCGGTCATCTTCCACCCTGTTGCTCTCACCAAAGGTACGAAGGAGGTCCCCTCTGTCGTTACCGACCGAAACCCCTTCGGGGATGGCCCACCCACTTCCGGTAAGTAAAACGTTCATGAGGAACTCCCGCCCGTCGTAACCGGATCGCTGAAGGACGAAGGTGATCCCATCGTAGGTATAGGTGATGATCAAATCGGTCACATCGGGGTTGTGTCGATTGGCACGCTGTTCGGTTTCCACCGAAAGAGGAATGCCGAGGGCAGCACTGAGCTCTTCACTGTTTGTAAGCGGAGAGAAGGCTATTGTAGGCACCTCCTGCTTGGCCCTTGAAACCTCGGGAAGAGCCGGGACGCTCTTTTCTCCTTTTCCCTCATGCTCGGCAGGGGTTGTACAGCCCCAAAACCAGACGGAAACCATGATAATGGTGATGATCACATAGCAATTCGTTCTCTGTTTCATGCCTCAAAGATATCATCCATACACATGATATTCCACTTCACGGCCTCCGTAGGGAGGGCTATACTGCCGACATGAAAGAAAACATCATCGTTGCAGGCGGTATCAATATAGATATAAAGGGATTTCCCTTCGCAAAAGCAATCCCCGGTGATTCCAACCCCGGCAGGGTGAGTAATGCGGCCGGAGGAGTAGGGCGCAACATTGCGGAGAATCTCGCCCGGTTGGGAACACGGGTACGGCTGTGCGGAGCAGTGGGAGAGGATACGCAAGGACGTTTTATCCTGGAGAGCTGTGAAAAAAGCGGAATCGATACCTCACTCGTCATTCGCAGCGCAAGGCAGCCAAGCGGATGCTATCTCTCTATTCTCGATGAAAAGGGAGAGTTGGTGATGGCAGTTGCCGATATGTCTGCAACCGAAAGCTTGACATGCGAGGTTTCCGCGTCCTGGTTTCGTTCCATTGAAGAGGCGGCACTTCTCATCATAGATGCAAACCTTCCCACGCCTCTCATCAAAGAGCTGGTTACAAGAGCGGAGGCAGCAGGGGTGCCCGTTGCTGCGGACCCGGTATCCGTATCCAAGGCCATTCGGTTATCCCCCTATCTTTCGAAGATCCGCTGGCTCTTCCCAAATCGTGACGAATGGCAGGCCCTGTTCCCGGGAACGCCTATAGGGCAAAGGGAGCATGGCATTCCCCGATGCGGCTGCGTGGTTACCCTTGGGTCGAACGGAGCTGCCCTCCTTCCCCCTCCCGACCTGGCGATCGAGCCCTTTCCGATGGGGGCCCTGCCGACCGTTGTCCATGATGTGGGAGGTGCAGGGGATGCATTTGCCGCAGGTTTCTGTTACGCTCTCATTTCCGAGGAAAATAGCGTTGGTGAAACAGAGGCCGGATTGAGACGGGCGCTGATCACAGGTCTCGCCGCTGCGTCTCTCACCTTGGAATCGGATCTAAGCGTATCACCAAAGATGAACGTGTCCAGCCTGAAGGAGCGAATAGATGAAACGCATTAATACAAAGGCCGTTGAGAGAGCATATCCCCTCCTCTTCGGAGAAGAAGTATGCCAGGCGGCGGAGGAAGGGAAGCCCATCGTTGCCCTCGAGTCGACCATCATCAGTCACGGCATGCCCTGGCCCCAGAACATGGAAACCGCCGAGGGTCTGGAAGAGGCCGTCAGATCGGCAGGCGCCGTCCCTGCAACCATTGCCGTTATCGACGGACTTATACGAATAGGGATCAGCAAGGAACAGCTTGATTTTCTTTCCACCGGAAAGGGTATCGTAAAGGCAAGCCGCAGAGACCTGCCAGTGGTCTTCGCAAAGAAGATGTCCGCCGCAACCACGGTGGCGGCAACCATGATCGCCGCATCCATGGCGGGTATCAAGCTTTTTGCAACCGGAGGCGTGGGCGGCGTTCACAGGGGTGCACCATCGACCTTCGATATCTCCGCAGATCTTCAGGAATTGGCAAAAACCAATGTGGCCGTGGTGTGTGCGGGCGTGAAGGCAATCCTCGATCTTCCGCTTACCATGGAATATCTGGAGACCATGGGCGTTCCCGTGCTTGGCTTCGGTACCGATGAACTTCCGGCTTTCTACAGCAGAAAAAGCGGGATTTCCCTGGAGTATCGAATCGATTCTTATGAAGAGGGAGCACACATCCTCGATGCAAAGTGGAAGGCGGGTCTTTCAGGGGGTGTTCTGATCACCAATCCGATCCCCGAGGCCCATTCCATGGAAACGGCGAAGATAAACGGAGCAATCGAGGCAGCCCTTGCAGAGGCCGACCGCCTTAACATACGGGGCAAGAAAATCACGCCCTTCCTCCTCGACAAGGTGAAAAGCCTTACCGAAGGAGAAAGCCTCACGGCAAACATCGCCCTGGTGAAAAACAATGCGACCGTGGCCGCAGGCATCGCAAAGGCCCTCAGCGAAGAAGAATAAGCTTTTACCGGTTCGAGTTCGAATGGTCTTCTGACCGGTCACTCAGCTCGAGATAGCGGTCGATCAGGCCGTCGCAATCCAGGCCATCGGTCTCGATTTCGACGGCCTTCTTTTTCCTCAAGTACCAGAGGAAGGTTCGCACCGGTTTTTTCGTCAAATGAGAAGCGGCTTCACGATACATGGCAAGCTGAGGTAGATGGTGTTCAGGATCATCTCCCCGGTCGCTTTTAAAATCAACCACCACAGCCTCAGCTCCACCGTCCGGCCCTCTCTCAAGGAGGAGGTCGATGGAGCCGTCGACAAAACGGCCGGCGGGAGTAAGAAAGAGAAAGGCAACTTCGCTCACCGAACCTCCTGCCTGTTGCTCCTGTCGTGCCAAGCGACCGAAAGGAGCATCCATGAAAGAACGTGCAAGATCGACGGCGGTATCGAGAATCAGCGAGGAGGCCTTATCCGAAAGGGCGCGGAAGGGTGTGGGAAGGTCCCGAACATCGCCCTTTACCACCCCCTGGGTAATACCCTCCT
Coding sequences:
- a CDS encoding threonine aldolase family protein, which encodes MKQKFYDLRSDTITLPTRDMRKAMYRADVGDDVYGEDPTVIKLQELAAKITGKRDALFIPSGSMGNLIPLMINGGRGNEILAQKNSHILHYELSSAAALAGVTIVPVEGERGIIEPTELAKHVRPDIYYMPRVSMISVENTHNKEGGSCWSLEELKAVSDFAKKQNLLLHMDGARLFNACIAKGIAAKRYCGLVDTVTFCLSKGLGAPVGAVLCGSTKFIEEARRIRKMLGAGMRQAGFMAAAGIYALEHHIERLADDHRHASQIAQALTEKSWATINPSDVETNILYFDTPNHDAVQVAAILKKRGIVCGPSGEKTIRMVTHLGIDDQDAEEICKVISNCSI
- a CDS encoding carbohydrate kinase family protein, which encodes MKENIIVAGGINIDIKGFPFAKAIPGDSNPGRVSNAAGGVGRNIAENLARLGTRVRLCGAVGEDTQGRFILESCEKSGIDTSLVIRSARQPSGCYLSILDEKGELVMAVADMSATESLTCEVSASWFRSIEEAALLIIDANLPTPLIKELVTRAEAAGVPVAADPVSVSKAIRLSPYLSKIRWLFPNRDEWQALFPGTPIGQREHGIPRCGCVVTLGSNGAALLPPPDLAIEPFPMGALPTVVHDVGGAGDAFAAGFCYALISEENSVGETEAGLRRALITGLAAASLTLESDLSVSPKMNVSSLKERIDETH
- a CDS encoding pseudouridine-5'-phosphate glycosidase, which produces MKRINTKAVERAYPLLFGEEVCQAAEEGKPIVALESTIISHGMPWPQNMETAEGLEEAVRSAGAVPATIAVIDGLIRIGISKEQLDFLSTGKGIVKASRRDLPVVFAKKMSAATTVAATMIAASMAGIKLFATGGVGGVHRGAPSTFDISADLQELAKTNVAVVCAGVKAILDLPLTMEYLETMGVPVLGFGTDELPAFYSRKSGISLEYRIDSYEEGAHILDAKWKAGLSGGVLITNPIPEAHSMETAKINGAIEAALAEADRLNIRGKKITPFLLDKVKSLTEGESLTANIALVKNNATVAAGIAKALSEEE